In Streptomyces sp. NBC_00704, a genomic segment contains:
- a CDS encoding ArsI/CadI family heavy metal resistance metalloenzyme, with protein MSRVQLALRVSDLDASIAFYTKLFGAEPAKRREGYANFAIAEPPLKLVLIEGEPGEDTSLDHLGVEVESGDRVEAAATRLKDAGLATFEENDTSCCYALQDKVWVHGPGREPWEVYVVKADADTLGRSAGPDAAGDRCCGGEATAQGAPASAGCACG; from the coding sequence ATGTCCCGTGTCCAGCTCGCCCTGCGCGTCAGCGACCTCGACGCGTCGATCGCCTTCTACACGAAGCTGTTCGGCGCCGAACCGGCCAAGCGGCGCGAGGGCTACGCCAACTTCGCCATCGCCGAACCCCCGCTCAAGCTCGTGCTCATCGAGGGCGAGCCGGGCGAGGACACCAGCCTGGACCATCTCGGCGTCGAGGTGGAGTCGGGCGACCGGGTCGAGGCCGCCGCCACCCGGCTCAAGGACGCCGGCCTGGCCACCTTCGAGGAGAACGACACGTCCTGCTGCTACGCCCTCCAGGACAAGGTGTGGGTCCATGGTCCGGGGCGGGAGCCCTGGGAGGTCTATGTGGTCAAGGCCGACGCGGACACACTCGGCCGGAGCGCCGGCCCCGACGCCGCCGGCGACCGCTGTTGCGGCGGCGAGGCCACCGCACAGGGGGCCCCGGCGAGCGCGGGATGCGCCTGCGGTTGA